In the Moraxella osloensis genome, one interval contains:
- a CDS encoding phosphatase PAP2 family protein, with protein MRQPSKTFNVILLAAVLAPTTTVYAKSDSEKAGDILHIAIPVAGLGMALAKHDQEGVYQLGKTMATNLAATYTLKYATNDTAWGERPNGEDYSFPSGHASDSCAGATFIGQRYGWRYGSMAMIPAAYVGWSRVDADKHHTRDVVAGCALGVVSGLVMTQPFDNATILPWYENKAVGVTISSAW; from the coding sequence ATGAGACAACCTTCTAAGACCTTTAACGTCATACTGCTTGCTGCTGTATTAGCGCCGACGACAACGGTATATGCCAAAAGCGATAGCGAAAAAGCGGGCGATATATTGCATATTGCTATCCCAGTAGCAGGCTTAGGTATGGCACTTGCCAAACATGACCAAGAAGGCGTCTATCAATTAGGCAAAACCATGGCGACCAATTTGGCGGCTACCTATACGCTCAAATACGCCACCAATGACACCGCGTGGGGCGAACGTCCCAATGGCGAAGATTACTCATTTCCGTCAGGGCATGCTAGTGATTCTTGCGCGGGCGCGACTTTCATCGGTCAACGCTATGGCTGGCGCTATGGCTCGATGGCAATGATTCCTGCCGCCTATGTGGGCTGGTCACGTGTGGATGCCGACAAGCACCATACCCGTGATGTGGTTGCTGGCTGTGCGCTGGGTGTCGTCAGTGGTTTGGTGATGACGCAACCGTTTGACAATGCGACTATTTTACCTTGGTATGAAAATAAAGCCGTGGGTGTTACCATCAGCTCAGCTTGGTAA
- the carB gene encoding carbamoyl-phosphate synthase large subunit, whose amino-acid sequence MPKRTDIKSILIIGAGPIVIGQACEFDYSGAQACKALREEGYRVILVNSNPATIMTDPVMADATYIEPITWQTVERIIDKERPDAILPTMGGQTALNCALDLDKHGVLAKYGCELIGATKDAIEKAEDRNLFDKAMKKIGLECPRAEVAETMEQAFAIQSKVGFPCIIRPSFTMGGSGGGIAYNRDEFVEICERGFDLSPTHQLLIDESLIGWKEYEMEVVRDKKDNCIIVCSIENFDPMGVHTGDSITVAPAQTLTDKEYQIMRNASLAVLREIGVETGGSNVQFGIDPKTGRMVVIEMNPRVSRSSALASKATGFPIAKIAAKLAVGYTLDELSNDITGGLTPASFEPAIDYVVTKVPRFNFEKFPQADSTLSTQMKSVGEVMAIGRNFQESMQKALRGLEIGVNGFDEYLDFNQDDDTIRSTLKVKLKTPTPDRIFYIADAFRFGMSVDEVFEFTRIDPWFLVQIEDIVKTEKLVKETGFGGLTSDNLRQFKRKGLSDLRLATLLGISQKQLRKKRWDLGVYPVYKRVDTCAAEFSTSTAYMYSSYDDECEANPTNNKKIMVIGGGPNRIGQGIEFDYCCVHAALAMREDGYETIMVNCNPETVSTDYDTSDRLYFEPITLEDVLEIVRIEKPEGVIVQYGGQTPLKLARALEAAGVHIIGTSPDAIDRAEDRERFQHMIQQLGFTQPPNALATSTEDGIVKATQVGYPLVVRPSYVLGGRAMEIVYNENELRRYLREAVQASNEAPVLLDRFLDDAIEVDVDCISDGTNVVIGGIMQHIEQAGVHSGDSACSIPPYSLSQEICDVMREQTVAMAKELGVVGLMNVQYAVKDGVVYILEVNPRASRTVPFVSKCIGTSLAQVAARCMAGTTLVEQNFTTEVIPTFFAVKEAVFPFAKFPGVDPILSPEMKSTGEVMGVGQTFGEAYYKAIIGSNDRLPGLPVENEVKKVFLSVRESDKANLVPVAKQFAEYGFKLVATSGTQKILTEAGIPCERINKVNEGRPHIVDAIKNGEIAIVVNTTEGKQAHEDSFSIRRSALQHKVFNVTTLNAAAAVTQAYKVQLPFDVYKLQALHTQTQG is encoded by the coding sequence ATGCCAAAACGTACCGACATCAAATCCATTCTTATCATTGGCGCAGGTCCTATCGTCATCGGACAAGCCTGTGAATTTGACTATTCAGGCGCACAAGCCTGTAAAGCCTTACGTGAAGAAGGCTACCGCGTCATTCTGGTTAACTCAAACCCCGCCACCATCATGACTGACCCCGTCATGGCAGATGCCACCTACATCGAGCCTATCACCTGGCAAACGGTAGAGCGTATCATTGATAAAGAACGCCCCGATGCCATCTTGCCAACCATGGGTGGACAAACCGCGCTCAACTGTGCGTTAGACTTGGACAAGCATGGCGTACTCGCCAAATATGGCTGTGAGCTGATTGGCGCGACCAAAGACGCCATCGAAAAAGCCGAAGACCGCAATTTATTTGATAAAGCGATGAAAAAAATCGGCTTAGAGTGCCCGCGCGCCGAAGTGGCTGAAACCATGGAACAAGCCTTCGCCATTCAATCCAAAGTCGGCTTTCCCTGCATCATTCGCCCATCGTTTACCATGGGGGGTTCGGGTGGCGGTATCGCTTACAACCGTGACGAATTTGTCGAGATTTGTGAGCGTGGTTTTGACTTATCGCCCACTCACCAACTATTGATTGACGAAAGCTTAATCGGTTGGAAAGAGTACGAGATGGAGGTTGTCCGTGACAAAAAAGACAACTGTATCATCGTCTGTTCGATTGAAAACTTCGACCCTATGGGTGTCCACACTGGCGACTCTATCACTGTGGCACCTGCTCAGACTTTGACGGATAAAGAATACCAAATCATGCGTAATGCGTCATTGGCGGTGCTGCGTGAGATTGGCGTGGAGACAGGTGGTTCAAACGTACAATTTGGTATTGACCCAAAAACAGGTCGTATGGTGGTCATCGAGATGAACCCACGTGTCAGCCGTTCATCTGCCTTGGCATCTAAAGCCACGGGTTTCCCGATTGCCAAAATCGCAGCAAAGCTTGCGGTCGGTTACACGCTCGATGAACTTAGCAATGACATTACAGGCGGCTTGACCCCAGCCAGCTTTGAGCCCGCCATTGACTATGTGGTGACTAAAGTACCGCGCTTTAACTTTGAAAAATTCCCCCAAGCTGATAGCACCTTATCTACCCAAATGAAATCGGTGGGTGAAGTGATGGCGATTGGTCGTAACTTCCAAGAGTCGATGCAAAAAGCGTTACGCGGTCTTGAGATTGGGGTGAATGGTTTTGATGAGTATCTTGATTTTAATCAAGACGACGATACCATTCGCAGCACCTTAAAAGTTAAATTAAAAACCCCTACACCCGACCGTATTTTCTACATTGCTGATGCCTTCCGTTTTGGCATGAGCGTAGATGAGGTGTTTGAGTTTACTCGCATTGACCCTTGGTTTTTAGTGCAAATTGAAGACATCGTCAAAACGGAAAAATTGGTCAAAGAAACTGGCTTTGGCGGTTTGACCAGCGACAACTTGCGTCAATTCAAACGTAAAGGGTTATCAGATTTACGCTTGGCAACACTACTAGGTATTTCACAAAAACAACTGCGTAAAAAACGTTGGGATTTGGGCGTGTATCCTGTGTACAAACGCGTGGATACCTGTGCCGCGGAGTTTTCGACGTCAACCGCTTATATGTATTCAAGCTATGATGACGAATGTGAAGCCAATCCAACTAACAACAAAAAAATCATGGTCATCGGCGGCGGTCCCAACCGCATTGGTCAAGGTATTGAATTTGACTATTGCTGTGTGCATGCCGCCTTGGCAATGCGTGAAGATGGTTATGAGACCATCATGGTCAACTGTAACCCTGAAACGGTTTCCACTGACTATGACACCTCTGACCGTCTGTACTTTGAGCCTATTACGTTAGAAGATGTGCTTGAAATCGTGCGCATCGAAAAACCCGAAGGCGTGATTGTGCAGTACGGTGGACAAACGCCATTAAAATTAGCGCGCGCACTGGAAGCTGCAGGTGTGCATATCATCGGTACCAGCCCAGATGCGATTGACCGTGCAGAAGACCGTGAACGTTTCCAACACATGATTCAGCAATTAGGCTTTACTCAGCCGCCCAATGCCTTGGCGACCAGTACCGAAGACGGTATCGTCAAAGCGACGCAAGTGGGCTATCCCCTAGTTGTCCGTCCCTCTTACGTGTTGGGCGGTCGCGCGATGGAAATCGTTTATAACGAAAACGAACTGCGTCGTTATTTGCGTGAAGCCGTACAAGCGTCCAACGAAGCCCCTGTGTTACTTGACCGCTTCTTGGATGATGCGATTGAAGTGGATGTCGATTGTATCTCTGACGGCACCAACGTGGTGATTGGCGGTATCATGCAGCACATCGAACAAGCGGGCGTGCATTCCGGCGATTCAGCGTGTTCAATCCCGCCGTATTCACTTAGCCAAGAGATTTGCGATGTGATGCGCGAACAAACCGTGGCGATGGCAAAAGAGCTGGGTGTGGTGGGCTTGATGAACGTCCAATACGCGGTCAAAGATGGTGTGGTTTATATCCTTGAAGTCAATCCGCGTGCCTCACGTACGGTGCCTTTCGTATCAAAATGCATCGGCACTTCGCTTGCGCAAGTCGCTGCTCGTTGTATGGCTGGCACAACACTTGTGGAACAGAACTTTACCACTGAGGTGATTCCAACATTTTTTGCGGTCAAAGAAGCGGTCTTCCCTTTTGCCAAATTCCCAGGCGTTGACCCCATTTTAAGCCCTGAGATGAAATCAACGGGTGAAGTCATGGGCGTGGGTCAAACCTTTGGTGAGGCTTACTACAAAGCCATCATCGGCAGTAATGATAGATTGCCCGGTTTGCCAGTGGAGAATGAAGTTAAAAAAGTGTTCTTATCAGTGCGTGAAAGCGACAAAGCCAATCTGGTACCAGTGGCAAAACAATTTGCCGAGTATGGCTTTAAACTTGTGGCAACCTCAGGTACACAAAAAATCTTGACCGAAGCCGGTATCCCCTGTGAGCGCATCAACAAAGTCAATGAAGGTCGCCCACATATCGTCGATGCCATCAAAAACGGTGAGATTGCGATTGTGGTCAATACCACTGAAGGCAAACAAGCGCATGAAGACTCGTTCTCGATTCGCCGCTCAGCCTTACAGCATAAAGTATTTAATGTGACTACCTTAAATGCCGCGGCAGCAGTTACCCAAGCGTATAAAGTGCAACTGCCATTTGATGTGTATAAGCTGCAAGCGCTACATACCCAGACACAGGGTTAA
- a CDS encoding PIN domain-containing protein, translated as MNQKSVLVDANILIAVIDGKDDNPNHIEAKQKFNDLIAQNATIAITPLIRYEVLRGVKSISIDEAQEILDDFVEFNITDKEANPSARIFHFSRSQDFSAKDTGIRLDKQNFDVFHYVVAKIRNLELVNVNQKDFNKIENVIKLMPNPPFK; from the coding sequence ATGAATCAAAAATCTGTTTTAGTGGATGCTAATATTTTAATCGCTGTGATTGATGGGAAGGATGATAATCCTAATCATATTGAAGCAAAACAAAAATTTAATGACTTAATCGCTCAAAATGCCACGATTGCCATTACCCCTTTGATTCGTTATGAAGTATTACGAGGTGTAAAAAGTATTTCAATTGATGAAGCCCAAGAAATTTTAGACGATTTTGTCGAGTTTAATATCACTGATAAAGAAGCCAATCCTTCCGCTAGAATTTTTCACTTTAGCCGTAGTCAGGATTTTTCAGCGAAGGACACAGGTATCAGACTCGATAAACAGAACTTTGATGTATTTCATTATGTTGTCGCCAAAATTCGCAATTTAGAATTGGTCAATGTTAATCAAAAAGATTTTAACAAAATTGAAAATGTTATTAAATTAATGCCAAATCCGCCTTTTAAGTAA
- a CDS encoding AAA family ATPase: protein MTKINIKDLRGVGDVELNLDDTKRVFVFFGSNGVGKTKTLEALCFYFLARTKNFYPRNVQWNDNVEFFYSVSQYNNSINSSYGDSFRFKKSAKKKFLFGELFLLNEWKYSALAFLGSNARSQLFNKPSEAHTIKIKSTVGSEISETINEAIFNGEMSYLGMDVDVHNWFIERAKSVNPYQVESQLKKTELDTVLQCLNKIDPLFSSDFLQINDANQVYLKIDNQKKELSELSSGFISVVKIIQSIINFYSGFTGGHFDLLNVKGVVLIDEIESHLHIEWQTKIVPTLKNLFPNTTFYIATHSPLVLSQLAEGEAYLLKRDADDVVRSQEINSPNTRLLENVLQDAFDVDLNQLKRENMEHIDQTKAKQKLLALLNK, encoded by the coding sequence ATGACCAAAATTAATATCAAAGACTTGAGAGGGGTGGGTGACGTTGAGCTAAATCTTGACGATACTAAGCGAGTTTTTGTTTTTTTTGGGTCAAACGGGGTAGGCAAAACCAAAACACTAGAGGCTTTATGTTTTTACTTTTTAGCAAGAACTAAGAATTTTTATCCAAGGAATGTACAATGGAATGATAATGTTGAGTTTTTTTATTCTGTATCTCAATATAACAACTCTATTAATTCTTCTTATGGTGATAGTTTCCGTTTTAAAAAATCTGCTAAGAAGAAATTTCTTTTTGGTGAACTATTTTTACTTAATGAATGGAAATATTCTGCTTTAGCTTTTTTGGGTTCAAATGCAAGGTCTCAGCTATTCAATAAGCCTAGCGAAGCTCATACAATAAAAATAAAATCAACTGTCGGTTCAGAGATATCAGAAACCATAAACGAGGCAATTTTTAATGGGGAAATGTCATATCTAGGAATGGATGTCGATGTTCATAATTGGTTTATTGAAAGAGCTAAGTCGGTCAATCCTTATCAAGTTGAAAGCCAACTTAAAAAGACGGAGCTTGATACAGTTTTACAATGTCTAAATAAAATAGACCCTTTATTTTCTTCAGACTTTTTGCAAATTAATGATGCTAATCAAGTTTATTTAAAAATTGATAATCAGAAAAAAGAACTGTCTGAGTTAAGTTCTGGGTTTATTTCTGTAGTAAAAATCATTCAGTCTATAATCAATTTTTATTCGGGATTTACAGGTGGACATTTTGATTTGTTAAACGTCAAAGGCGTGGTGTTGATTGATGAAATCGAAAGCCATTTGCACATCGAATGGCAAACCAAAATCGTGCCAACGCTGAAAAATTTATTTCCTAACACCACCTTTTATATCGCTACTCATTCACCCTTAGTATTATCACAACTGGCTGAAGGTGAAGCGTATTTATTAAAACGTGACGCTGATGATGTGGTAAGAAGTCAAGAAATAAATTCACCCAATACTCGGTTATTAGAAAATGTATTACAAGATGCGTTTGATGTCGATTTAAATCAACTGAAACGTGAAAACATGGAACACATTGACCAAACCAAAGCGAAACAAAAATTATTAGCCTTATTAAATAAATAG
- the carA gene encoding glutamine-hydrolyzing carbamoyl-phosphate synthase small subunit, whose product MNTNYAKAILALADGTVFYGRSIGASGHTVGEVVFNTAMTGYQEILTDPSYAQQIVTLTYPHIGNTGTNDEDTESGRIHKVWANGLIIRDLTMATSNFRSSQSLNEYLINHNTVAIADIDTRKLTRLLREKGAQNGCIMTADNDGQLDEAKAIELAKSFAGIKGMDLAKVCCDQAGFTWTQGSWQLVSPEVSPTCGRFKELGTDIEQKFNIVAYDFGVKTNILRMLVDRGCHVTVLPAQTPISEVLKHNPDGIFLSNGPGDPEPCTYAIDAIKHIITETDIPLFGICLGHQLLALASGAQTLKMKFGHHGANHPVQDIEQGTVMITSQNHGFAVDEATLPSNVKVTHRSLFDGSNQGIELTNKPAFSFQGHPEASPGPHDCAPLFDKFAAMMAKAKD is encoded by the coding sequence GTGAACACGAATTACGCAAAAGCAATTTTGGCATTGGCAGATGGTACGGTTTTTTATGGTCGCAGCATCGGTGCTAGCGGACATACCGTTGGTGAAGTCGTGTTTAATACCGCCATGACAGGTTACCAAGAAATCTTGACCGACCCAAGCTACGCCCAGCAAATCGTCACGTTAACCTACCCGCATATCGGTAACACTGGCACCAACGATGAAGATACAGAGTCAGGTCGCATTCATAAAGTGTGGGCAAATGGACTGATTATCCGTGATTTGACCATGGCAACCAGTAACTTTCGCTCAAGCCAATCACTCAATGAGTATCTGATTAACCATAATACCGTTGCCATCGCTGATATCGACACCCGTAAACTCACTCGCCTACTACGTGAAAAAGGCGCACAAAACGGTTGTATCATGACCGCCGATAACGACGGTCAGCTCGATGAAGCCAAAGCAATCGAACTTGCCAAAAGCTTTGCCGGTATCAAAGGCATGGACTTGGCGAAAGTCTGCTGTGACCAAGCAGGTTTTACCTGGACGCAAGGCTCATGGCAATTGGTGAGTCCAGAAGTGAGCCCAACTTGTGGTCGCTTTAAAGAATTGGGCACTGACATCGAGCAAAAATTTAACATCGTGGCGTATGACTTTGGCGTCAAAACCAACATCTTGCGCATGCTCGTTGACCGCGGCTGTCATGTCACCGTTTTGCCCGCCCAAACGCCTATCAGCGAGGTACTCAAACATAACCCAGACGGTATTTTCTTATCCAATGGTCCTGGCGACCCTGAACCTTGTACTTATGCCATTGATGCCATCAAACACATCATCACCGAGACTGATATTCCGCTGTTTGGGATTTGTCTAGGTCATCAGCTATTGGCACTGGCTAGCGGCGCGCAAACCTTGAAAATGAAATTTGGTCACCATGGTGCCAACCATCCTGTGCAAGATATCGAGCAAGGTACGGTGATGATTACCTCACAAAACCACGGTTTTGCGGTGGATGAAGCCACCCTGCCAAGCAATGTGAAAGTGACGCATCGTTCGTTATTTGATGGCTCAAATCAAGGCATTGAGCTCACTAATAAGCCTGCGTTTAGTTTTCAAGGACATCCAGAGGCAAGCCCAGGACCCCATGACTGTGCGCCATTGTTTGATAAATTTGCAGCTATGATGGCAAAGGCGAAAGATTAA
- a CDS encoding FAD-dependent monooxygenase, which produces MNILTPQTVVIIGGGNVGLSFALLLADKGISSTLLEKAKYPTISPDDDLDRAQFDSRNIALSRRTVQIYCGITFNGKALWDDLQSHACRIDEVAISEEGSFGKATLNKEAEGVESFGQVMENAWLGKKLLLAVQNNPLITLLDGATLTDIQQTATDVTIRFDQDHQACQTLTADLLVACDGQNSPSRQLLGIGATAHDYHQVGVVGVVMTDKPHQHQAIERFNKMGAVAVLPLVDAFDIGQGDGRQAQQGYRRSVVWVCPKGEEQRYLDDDQYFLDTIQQAFGSLAGRFVKAGKRGAYPLVKILADSQVKGRCVIMGNAAHTLHPVAGQGFNLCMRDADTLAKMLAQQVMRGEDIGDSSMLQTYAKRRKADQKRVEIFCDTVVYGFMHQNPLLKIARNVGLIAFDKLPFVKPAVATFAMGLKS; this is translated from the coding sequence ATGAATATTCTTACTCCTCAAACTGTGGTGATTATCGGCGGCGGCAATGTGGGTTTATCTTTTGCTTTACTGCTTGCCGACAAAGGCATCTCAAGTACGCTACTAGAAAAAGCCAAATACCCCACCATCAGCCCTGATGATGACTTAGACCGCGCGCAATTTGACAGCCGTAACATCGCGCTGTCACGCCGTACGGTGCAAATTTATTGTGGTATCACCTTTAATGGCAAAGCGCTATGGGATGATTTACAAAGCCATGCCTGCCGAATCGATGAAGTCGCTATCAGTGAAGAAGGTAGTTTTGGTAAAGCCACCCTCAACAAAGAAGCCGAAGGGGTGGAAAGTTTTGGACAAGTGATGGAAAACGCATGGCTCGGCAAAAAATTACTGCTCGCCGTGCAAAACAATCCGCTGATAACCCTGCTAGACGGTGCCACTTTGACTGATATACAACAGACGGCAACCGATGTCACCATTCGCTTTGACCAAGACCACCAAGCTTGCCAAACCTTAACGGCTGATTTATTGGTGGCTTGTGATGGTCAAAACTCGCCAAGCCGTCAACTACTGGGCATTGGCGCAACTGCACACGATTATCACCAAGTCGGTGTCGTAGGCGTGGTCATGACGGACAAACCGCACCAGCATCAAGCGATTGAACGCTTTAATAAAATGGGCGCAGTTGCCGTGTTGCCTTTGGTGGATGCGTTTGATATCGGTCAAGGGGATGGACGACAAGCCCAGCAAGGCTACCGCCGCTCTGTGGTGTGGGTGTGCCCAAAAGGCGAAGAACAGCGCTATTTGGATGACGACCAATACTTTCTTGACACCATTCAACAAGCCTTTGGCAGTCTAGCAGGCAGGTTTGTCAAAGCGGGTAAACGCGGCGCGTATCCACTGGTGAAAATATTGGCAGATAGCCAAGTCAAAGGACGCTGCGTCATCATGGGCAATGCCGCCCACACCTTGCACCCTGTAGCAGGACAAGGCTTTAACCTATGTATGCGCGATGCTGATACGCTTGCCAAGATGCTGGCACAGCAAGTGATGCGCGGCGAAGATATTGGCGATAGTAGTATGCTACAAACTTATGCCAAACGCCGTAAAGCCGACCAAAAACGGGTAGAAATTTTCTGCGATACGGTGGTGTATGGCTTTATGCACCAAAATCCCTTGCTCAAAATTGCGCGTA